The DNA segment CGCACATTTCATTCAATGCCAGGAAACGATCACTCACAGGTTGTCGATTTTCTCGTCCACCCTCAAATACGGCAGCTTGGAGCATCATCCGACGCTGAACAGCATAGCGATCGCCCTGCAAACGATCCCAGAGATCTTCAGAGCTATTAAAGCTATCAGGAGACTCGGTTAAAAATCCCAGATGCCCACCAACATTAATGGCCAAGATTGGAATATTGTTGGCTGCTAAGTTGCGAGCGGCAGATAAGGCACTGCCATCACCCCCTAGAACAATGGCTAGGTCAATCGCCAATGAAGCCGATGCCAAAAACACCGGGTAGGGATTATCCCTCGGCCCCGTCGGCCCCATGAGCACCCGGCAACCTCTGGCTTCTAACTGCTGAGCATAGCGCTCTGCCCAGCGTTGTGACAGCGAGCAACCTGCTTTGTGGGCAATAATGACTTGCTTTAGTTCCACGCACTACCTGGAAAACAGCTACTTAGCATTATCCTACGTTCCGGGCGTTAGAATCGTGCTCAGGACTTCGTACCCTGTACCTCTGCATAGGCTGCGTAAACTCCCTGCACATTGTACCAGTTGAGGAAGATGCGGGCAATTTCCAGCGCCAACTGAGGGTTACCTCGATCAATGAGCCACTGGAGCAGAGGAGCCATGGTTCGCTCATTGAGAGCGCCACCCAGCGACAACAATCCCCAAAGTACTCGATGGATCCAAGTCATTTGAATCATCAATCGTACTTCCCAGGTAGGATGCTTTTGGTAAAACACCACACCCATCCTGCCTCGCTGAATTTCCTTGTCAATAAGACTAGGAATTTGGGTTAGCGTAAAGGGTGGATGCCAGTGATAGCCAACAGCATTGGGACATTTTACGAGTTTTAGACCCAGTTGTTTAAGGCGCACTCCCAATTCCAAATCTTCCCAACCATACTGACTAAAACTCACATCGAATAACCCTGCTTTTTCTAGCCAGTGACGGGCGATCGCAACATTCCCCGTGGCAAAATAGGCGGCAGAAAAGTCGGTTAGTTTGTATGGTTCGCTTGTGGGATCGTCAAAATTGCAGGTATTAATAACCCGTCCATAGGTAAATGCTCGCTCGCCTCCCTGCTGCAACCCCTGGGCATGGGCATGTAAAAAGCCTGGAACTACTACTAGGTCGCTATCAATAAAAACGATCGTATCGCCCTTGGCTTGCTCAACCCCCAAGTTACGGGCTGCTGCTGGTCCCTGATGATTTTGGCAAATAAGGCGGACATGGGGTAGTTCTGCTTGGTGCTGGTGCAACCAGTCTAAGGTATCGTCCGTAGAGCCATCATCCACCACTACTACCTCATAGCCTGCGATCGACCCATCGCTGGGTAGCACCTGTTGCTCCATGGCCATCAAGCACTTAGCTAAGATGGGCTTGCGATTATAGGTTGGAATCACCACACTAAAAAACACTGCCAAACCTCACTGCATACAACCCAAACAGGTATTACCCTATTAGCTTAACGTGAGTTCATGCTAAGAACCCAATCTGGAATAGGCAGAGTCGGTTAGGAGAGTGGCTATAGTGCCATCACCCAATTCAGTCCAGGCTAAGTGGCAACAATTAGACACTGTTGACCTTACCAAGATCTAGCCCAGAGCATCCGCTCCAGCCACCACTTCTAGAATTTCTTGGGTAATTGCAGCTTGCCGTGCTTTGTTGTAAGAAATCGTCAAGGTTGAAATCAACTGCTTAGCATTATCACTGGCATTGTTCATCGCCGTCATGCGGGCAGCTAATTCACTCGCTGCTGACTCTTGAAGTGCTCGTAGCAACTGATTATTCAAATACAGTGGCAGCAAGGCATTGAGGATTTGCACTGGATCCTGCTCGAAGATCATGTCACTAGGAATCTCGCGAGTAGGTGCTGATACCTTTTCCCGCTGAACTGAGAGGTTACCACCCTGCGTGGTTAGCCGGAAAATCTCATCTTCAGGATCTTCTAGACCTTGGGGATCAAGGGGTAGCAAGGTTTGTATAACCGGGCGCGAGCTAATTAGGGAAATGAAGCGAGTGTAAATCATTTCAACGCGGTCAACATCTTCAGCTAGAAACAAGGCTAGAAGTTTGTCGCTGATATTAGAGGCTTCCGCAGCAGTAGGAATTTGCTCTAACCCTGAATAGGTAGCGGCAATAGGCTGCTCTCGACGCTGGAAATACTGAATTGCTTTGCGACCTATTAACACAAACTGATAGCCCACACCCTGAGCAGCTAACTCTTTTGCTCGCATTTCTGCTCGCCGAATCACATTAGAGTTATAGGCTCCACACAGTCCACGATCGCCAGACACCACTAAAATTCCAACGGTCTTAGCATCTCGTGCCTTTAGCAATGGCAGATCAACATCTTCAAACCTAAGGCGAGACTGCAAGTTGTTTAGAACCTGTGCTAGACGATCAGCAAATGGGCGAGTAGCAATTACTTGTTCTTGGGCACGGCGTACCTTTGCTGCTGCTACTAGCCGCATCG comes from the Cyanobacteriota bacterium genome and includes:
- a CDS encoding F0F1 ATP synthase subunit gamma, encoding MANLKSIRDRIKSVKNTQKITQAMRLVAAAKVRRAQEQVIATRPFADRLAQVLNNLQSRLRFEDVDLPLLKARDAKTVGILVVSGDRGLCGAYNSNVIRRAEMRAKELAAQGVGYQFVLIGRKAIQYFQRREQPIAATYSGLEQIPTAAEASNISDKLLALFLAEDVDRVEMIYTRFISLISSRPVIQTLLPLDPQGLEDPEDEIFRLTTQGGNLSVQREKVSAPTREIPSDMIFEQDPVQILNALLPLYLNNQLLRALQESAASELAARMTAMNNASDNAKQLISTLTISYNKARQAAITQEILEVVAGADALG
- a CDS encoding glycosyltransferase family 2 protein, which gives rise to MFFSVVIPTYNRKPILAKCLMAMEQQVLPSDGSIAGYEVVVVDDGSTDDTLDWLHQHQAELPHVRLICQNHQGPAAARNLGVEQAKGDTIVFIDSDLVVVPGFLHAHAQGLQQGGERAFTYGRVINTCNFDDPTSEPYKLTDFSAAYFATGNVAIARHWLEKAGLFDVSFSQYGWEDLELGVRLKQLGLKLVKCPNAVGYHWHPPFTLTQIPSLIDKEIQRGRMGVVFYQKHPTWEVRLMIQMTWIHRVLWGLLSLGGALNERTMAPLLQWLIDRGNPQLALEIARIFLNWYNVQGVYAAYAEVQGTKS